The region CTGCCGGACTGGCTGGCGGAGCTGTAAGGTTCTGATCCTTCACGGAAGCCTGCGGTTCGATATTATGCTTCGCCAGCTCAATTTCGTTTTTAATTTTTTGAGCGGACCATAAATCTGTAATGGCTGTTCCGGTATCATTGATTAACCGGTGCTTGGTTGCATCATTGATATGCGTTGCGATTTCTGCCGCGGTCTTCGTATTCGTGCCGTCCGAAACCTTATTCGGATGCCCTGCGGTAATGTCCGCCTTAAGCACCTTGGCATAGGTTGCACCATCAGCAACGTTATCAAGGGTACCGGTTAGATCCGCCAGTGAGAGAACATTGATGCGGACCCATGCGGAACCACTGTCAAAGTACAAATAGCCTGTATTGGTTCCGCTAGTGACATAATATAGGCGGCCCACCGATACAGCCGCCGGGCGGGAGGCTTCGGGACCGGATAGCGCCCGACCAACCATGGAATTAGAGGTGCCATCTCCGATGTAAATTTCTTTTGTATCTGTACAGAAGCCCATCTCCCCGGCTTTCAGCGCCCCGTAAGTGGTCAACTCTGCCCGTGTACCGCGTTTAATTTGAATGGTTTGTGCCATCCTTACACCTCTCTCTCAAATGATCCGCCGTCAATGACCCCAGCCTCTTTATAACGCTCCACCTCGGTCTGCGTGGCTGTGATAGCAGTTTGCACAGCGTTAATATCGTCGGCTTCTACGGTGTCCCCTGGTGTCTCATAGGTCACAAACACTTCAGGCGTTGTCGAGAATATCTTAATTAGTCGCCGCCATGGTGTTGCATCGGGAAATGAAACACTGTAGTTACGTATTTCCTCACCTGTAAAGCGGGGGCCAGTGAACACGCGAATCGTCTTATTGTTAATATTGTCGTGCCGAAGCGGACCATCATAAGAACCGCCTTTTAATGCAATCCGCTCTTCGATAACATAATCGTATCCGGTTTGGCTTTTGTTCAGCTTCTCATTAAAAACATCCACACCATTTGGATAAGCCATCTTATACCCCCAAATTCACAGCACCGAGCAACGGCACCTCTTCATCAGCAAGCGCAATATTCGCACTGCTTCCGTTCAGGGTCAAGGCTGAATAGTCCAGTACGCCATCCGTGCCTAACAGCAGCGCACCGATCACGGCATGACTGACATATGACACTGCAAACGCCGCCTTTTGTCGCCATTCCTCAACCCTAGCGCGGAAATGGTCTATGACGTCTTGCAGCGAATGCCCAGCAGCTAATACCACCGTTGCCGTGATGTTGATTGTCTTGGCGATGGCGGCAGCCACAGTGACCACCGCGCCTATAGGCGCTTGACCCTCACCGCGCCCCGGATCGGGGTCAATGTAATCCTGAACCTGCTGGACTAACCCCGCTGATGCAGGCAATTTATCGGCGTCTGCAATAACCACCTTGACCGTCTTCGGTCCGGCCCATAGCGGGAAGACCTTTGCCGCTCCCACGCCCGCGACCTCCCGACTCCACCGCATATAGTCAGCTTTGTTACCGCTCGTGCCGGGATTCTGGCGCCGCTGCAGCACGCGCTCCCGAAATGCGGCATCTGTTTCCCTGTCCCGGCCGTCCTGGGTCTGCTGGGCATTAGTGACGGATACGACATCCGGATTAGGATTGACGACTACGGTTATAGTGCCGGACGGCACATTGCCCGCCGCCCCCATCTCCGTAGCCATAATCTCCACGGTTCCGGTTCCAGCAGAAGAAAGCTTGACTGCTTCCGTGGTTTCAAACCGCACACCGGTAGCTGTGGCCACCAGGAACCCCGCAAGCAGTTCATAGTCCGGCGTGCCGGTCACAGTGATGTTGCCGGACGCATATTCCTCGCTGTACACCGACAGTCCGTCATTGCCGCCCAGCTTGTAGAGATTAGCCCCGGTTGACGCATTGATGGACGCCGAATTGTACACATCCTCCAGGCGCTCGTCAGCCTTGCCTAAGTGCCACGCGAACAGCCGGAGAATCATCCCCATAGGGGATTTCTCGGATGTGTCCAGCTCTTGGCTGTACACCTCCTTGGCTTTATCCACGACATCATCCAATATTTCAGCATACCGCTGGCGCTTAAATCCCTGATCATCCACCGATTTCCACCCCCTCTACTGTTATGGCCTCGCCACTGATGCCCGTTGCGGTAAACGATACGACAAGCTGCCGGAGTTGCCGATCAAAATTGAACTCTATCGCTTCCA is a window of Paenibacillus sp. FSL H3-0469 DNA encoding:
- a CDS encoding DUF2793 domain-containing protein: MAQTIQIKRGTRAELTTYGALKAGEMGFCTDTKEIYIGDGTSNSMVGRALSGPEASRPAAVSVGRLYYVTSGTNTGYLYFDSGSAWVRINVLSLADLTGTLDNVADGATYAKVLKADITAGHPNKVSDGTNTKTAAEIATHINDATKHRLINDTGTAITDLWSAQKIKNEIELAKHNIEPQASVKDQNLTAPPASPAEADRYIIPSGATGAWAGKTNQIAEYASGAWAYYVPAVGWTAYVDDEQKIYSWNGSAWVRTGGALQTITAGNGLTGGGQADSVTLTVGAGNGITVGATSVAAKPGKGILVNATGIEANIDGSSIIYDAANGNQLMVSTIDGGTF
- a CDS encoding phosphoglucomutase, producing the protein MAYPNGVDVFNEKLNKSQTGYDYVIEERIALKGGSYDGPLRHDNINNKTIRVFTGPRFTGEEIRNYSVSFPDATPWRRLIKIFSTTPEVFVTYETPGDTVEADDINAVQTAITATQTEVERYKEAGVIDGGSFEREV
- a CDS encoding baseplate J/gp47 family protein — its product is MDDQGFKRQRYAEILDDVVDKAKEVYSQELDTSEKSPMGMILRLFAWHLGKADERLEDVYNSASINASTGANLYKLGGNDGLSVYSEEYASGNITVTGTPDYELLAGFLVATATGVRFETTEAVKLSSAGTGTVEIMATEMGAAGNVPSGTITVVVNPNPDVVSVTNAQQTQDGRDRETDAAFRERVLQRRQNPGTSGNKADYMRWSREVAGVGAAKVFPLWAGPKTVKVVIADADKLPASAGLVQQVQDYIDPDPGRGEGQAPIGAVVTVAAAIAKTINITATVVLAAGHSLQDVIDHFRARVEEWRQKAAFAVSYVSHAVIGALLLGTDGVLDYSALTLNGSSANIALADEEVPLLGAVNLGV